A DNA window from Vanessa tameamea isolate UH-Manoa-2023 chromosome 24, ilVanTame1 primary haplotype, whole genome shotgun sequence contains the following coding sequences:
- the LOC113399602 gene encoding protein Star has translation MAEKKIQENPIPDGSHTDVTDKQKDVAKLPIIKVTPPPTIPVQVPRLTISSFTKTPPNELYRKLLPALLFILTFVTVMTMLLIYMDTFALGAQQFRQNMTQDKELASISAESPTLVAYVRQLHLAPRPPRVPPPPPEPTPRVAVLDRVLGELHNGTLVEFLVRGPRDATAAFLQRARGWRGVAVRAAPRDFLALRGAVALHACLAAGAHPRVVSYEEAEAGGGVFRSRVLCLPLLTVLLAADAPRAHYTALAGPAAPAALEALPFAGLRLRVIDFRSTDPAALARTTRVLLARNYTVAATFDDGIMYALDDAADADADADE, from the exons atggcTGAAAAG aaAATTCAAGAAAATCCAATTCCGGATGGTTCTCATACAGATGTAACGGATAAACAAAAGGATGTTGCAAAACTGCCAATAATAAAAGTCACCCCTCCACCGACAATACCAGTGCAAGTACCCCGTCTCACAATATCGTCATTCACCAAGACACCTCCAAATGAGCTGTACAGAAAGTTACTGCCGGCGTTGTTGTTTATATTGACATTTGTGACGGTTATGACCATGCTGCTCATTTACATGGATACATTTG CTCTCGGTGCTCAACAATTCCGCCAGAACATGACCCAGGACAAGGAGCTGGCGAGCATCTCGGCGGAGTCGCCGACGCTGGTGGCGTACGTGCGGCAGCTGCACCTGGCGCCGCGGCCCCCGCGCgtgccgccgccgccgcccgagCCCACGCCGCGCGTGGCCGTGCTGGACCGCGTCCTGGGCGAGCTGCACAACGGCACGCTGGTGGAGTTCCTGGTGCGCGGGCCGCGCGACGCCACGGCCGCCTTCCTGCAGCGCGCGCGCGGCTGGCGCGGCGTGGCCGTGCGCGCGGCGCCGCGGGACTTCCTGGCGCTGCGCGGCGCCGTGGCGCTGCACGCGTGCCTGGCGGCCGGCGCGCACCCGCGCGTCGTCAGCTACGAGGAGGCGGAGGCGGGCGGCGGCGTGTTCCGCTCGCGCGTGCTGTGCCTGCCGCTGCTCACGGTGCTGCTGGCGGCCGACGCGCCGCGCGCGCACTACACGGCGCTGGCGGgccccgccgcgcccgccgcgctcgAGGCGCTGCCCTTCGCCGGCCTGCGCCTGCGCGTCATCGACTTCCGCTCCACGGACCCGGCGGCGCTCGCCCGGACGACGCGGGTGCTGCTGGCGCGCAACTACACCGTGGCCGCCACCTTCGACGACGGCATCATGTACGCGCTCGACGACGCCGCCGACGCCGACGCCGACGCCGACGAGTAG